A window from Drosophila nasuta strain 15112-1781.00 chromosome 3, ASM2355853v1, whole genome shotgun sequence encodes these proteins:
- the LOC132792119 gene encoding angiopoietin-related protein 7-like: protein MLDYLGQVSEELQENKSKDEIIKDLREKLVQQEMNEALINELRSQIDFQKRIDSLTKSNKKCKTELARKSAELDRLNVEMKKLNSSLVEKYEEIIELKKFKLKILKKYEDCQVEKINQNKIFLTKGKSISRYNAKIRNVTKYKKTVELQFKESQAKLLNIEKDNQLCEAENDKLNRELHNNIPLDCSPFESNPGIHAINIPCFGLSDVLCSNISRVEGSWLVIRHQVFGGEENFNRDWATYREGFGSLDSEFFLGLPKIHRMTSSRRHELYVYLIAKDGSIYTARYDDFQISDENSGYALKLGKLFKAYSKGDIKLYEDMKFSTYDRDNDKHKDNCASLNKFGWWYKDCATCERTGLPSNLICGVHVKELTMMIRPI from the exons ATGCTAGATTACTTGGGTCAAGTGAGCGAAGAGCTacaagaaaacaaatcaaaagatGAAATCATAAAGGATTTAAGAGAAAAGTTAGTTCAACAAGAAATGAATGAGGCATTGATAAATGAATTGCGATCTCAAATCGATTTCCAAAAGAGAATAGATAGTCTAACTAAGAGCAATAAGAAATGCAAGACCGAATTAGCGAGAAAATCCGCGGAGTTAGATAGATTAAatgttgaaatgaaaaaactaAATTCTAGCCTTGTTGAGAAGTATGaagaaattattgaattgaagaaatttaagcttaaaattcttaaaaaatatgaagatTGTCAAGTTGAGAAAAtcaaccaaaataaaatatttcttacaAAGGGTAAAAGTATTTCGAGATATAATGCAAAGATCCGAAAtgtaacaaaatataaaaaaacagtTGAGTTGCAATTCAAGGAGAGTCAAGCAAAGTTgctaaatatagaaaaagataACCAGTTATGTGAAGCggaaaatgataaattaaatagagAATTGCACAATAATATTCCATTAGATTGTTCTCCTTTTGAAAGTAATCCTGGCATTCATGCGATTAACATTCCTTGTTTTGGTTTATCCGATGTTCTATGTAGCAATATCTCGAGAGTTGAAGGTAGTTGGTTAGTCATTCGACATCAAGTTTTTGGTGGAGAGGAGAATTTTAATAGAGATTGGGCTACCTATCGCGAGGGATTCGGCTCCTTGGATAGCGAATTTTTCCTTGGACTGCCGAAAATCCATCGTATGACGAGTTCTCGACGGCACGAGCTTTATGTGTATTTGATTGCCAAAGATGGCAGCATTTACACCGCTCGTTATGACGATTTTCAAATATCTGATGAAAACAGTGGATACGCGTTGAAATTGGGTAAACTCTTTAAAGCGTACTCTAAAGGCGACATTAAACTATATGAAGACATGAAATTTTCAACATACGATCGAGACAATGACAAGCATAAAGATAATTGTGCttctttaaacaaatttggCTGGTGGTACAAGGATTGCGCTACTTG TGAACGAACTGGACTCCCTTCTAATTTAATATGCGGCGTCCATGTTAAAGAACTTACTATGATGATACGCCCAATATAg